A genomic window from Helicobacter pylori includes:
- a CDS encoding vacuolating cytotoxin domain-containing protein: MTYRSSKIDLKNERFSKNRSFKGIKKKIAKKYKIKNSPSISHAFKTHSSFSLNKKIFLGLGFVSALSAQSEDYNSSVYWLNSVNENHSNKSYYISPLRTWAGGSRNFTQNYNNSNLYIGTKNASATPNNNSIWFGEKGYIGFITGVFKAKDIFITGNVGSGNEWKTGGGAILVFESSNELTTNGAYFQNNRAGTQNSWINLISNHSVHLTNTNFSNQTPHGGFNVMGRKITYNSGIINGGNFGFDNVDSHGTTTISGVTFNDNGALTYKGGNSIGGSITFTNSSINHYKLNLNANSITFNNSALGSMPNGNANTVGEAYILNASNITFNNLTFNGGWFVFNRPDAHVNFQGTTTINNPTSPFLNMTGKVTINPNAIFNIQNYTPSIGSSYTLFSMKNGNITYNGVSDLWNIIRLKNTQATKDNNKNAASSNNTHTHYVTYNLGGTLYHFRQIFSPDSIVLQSIYYGANNIHYTNSVNIHDNVFNLKNIKDDKENTIFYFNGLNTWNYTNAKFTQTYGGNNSALVFNATTPWANGANPKSSSTVRFGGYEGINWGKTGYITGTFTADRVYITGNMMSGNGAQTGGGATLNFVGATEINIAGADFKNLKTTSQNSYMTFMALGDSSGSGKINVFQSDFYDWTNGGYDFTGNSVFDKVNFNKAYYKFQGADNTYTFKNTNFVDGNFKFQGNTTIENNSVLDNGAYSFEGISNAFNSSKFNHGSFHFSHAEQTDAFNNNSFNGGSFSFNAKQVDFSGNSFNGGVFDFNNTPKANFNNDTFNVNNQFKLNGPQTTFSFNKGVVFNMQGLLNSLSVGKTYQLLNAKSVDYKDNNNTLYQMLHWTSGGNPSGTLVDEDKSAPNNTKIYNVQFTDNGLTYYIKENFNNGITLTRLCTLGYTHCVNIHDNAFYLKNINNSASDTVFYLNGMTTWKIAGTGVFTQDYSGANSVLVFNQTTPFLDGANPTSNSVVSFGKTSGAEWGLVGYIHGVFKANQIDITGTIRSGNGAKTGGGAILVFNAQERLNIANANLNNDKAGLQNSWMNFIVNNGNVNATNANFSNQTPHGGFNLKADNITWNKGSVSGGGNFGVDNANSNGTTTISGVTFNDNGTLIYKGGENNAGNSLTLENNTFNSYNINARVQNLIFNNNSFNGGSYSFNDTKNITLKGTNTLINSDPFSHLKGSVAINDNSIFNIQRNLTDKTTYTLLSGDSIKYNNQTLADNLFSKNLWNLIHYDGEQGTLLRTDNNTYFVQFTQSNGQKFVFEETFNPGSITYKYFTIHSSLFHSDDDSKDIWSQVKKQFDFIPGKTPVCVGVCYIAPYKNQDLIGSSAFAWSLNFGATVVGTLLLGSAQEKANDNGGSIWFGKNNLLYLHGNFNATNIFLTNNFNVGNPNAGGGATIHFNADETLNADGLNYTNFQTVAMGLQTSASQHSWANFNSRLSMEIKNSNFRDFTWGGFNFNSGRIAFENTTFSGWTNINGATESASSYVNMVANTDLIFTDSILGGGVRYDLKAKHIIFNNSQIVIDVSKNVNQSSLNGNVTFNHSRLSVKSNAAINIGDSQTQTILENASSLSFYNNSVANFNGATTFKGVSYLNLNPNAQLSFNQANFNNANVTFYGIPLFGKTPDFGNSVRLINFNGDTNFNQATLNLRAKNIHINFQGASTFENNSTMNLAESSQASFNALSVVGETNFNLNGSSLLNFNGNSVFNAPVSFYANNSQISFTNLATFNANASFDLSNNSALNFQSVLLNGSLSLLGNGGNALAINASGNFSFGSQGILNLSNVNLFDAKNKPLVYEILKAQNIEGLTGNNGYQKVSFYGIQIDKANYSFNNGVHSWSFTNPLNTTETITETLYNNRLKVQISQNNTSNNTMFNLAPSLYFYQQNPYNESANSYNYTSDKAGTYYLTSNIRGFNQNNEIPGTYNAQNQPLQALHIYNQAITKQDLSVIANLGKEFLPKMANLIASGDLDNLNLKSADSFDTILKVLKKYDISINQANWKSLLGIINGFSNTAHYDLSQGNLVVGAIKEGRTNTNSVVWFGGDGYKNPCTIGDNTCQMFRQTSLGQLLHSSAPYLGYINANFKAKNIYITGTIGSGNAWGSGGSANVSFESATNLVLNQANIDAQGSDKIFSYLGKDGIDKLFGEKGLANILSNMVYEESLNNNAIPKDLANMIPKDFGSKTLGSLLSPTEVNNLLGVSAFKSAIMEILNAKTVGDVFGENGLLNALDPVKRKEIDQMLLEQIQAHSSGFEKFIVKTLGIENVENFINNWYGKQSLSAFANNFVPGGLNQALDKIGSSADSKELQGFLKQTTFGDILNQMIEQAPLINKLISWLGPQDLSVLVNIALNSITNPSEELSSIISNIGEKALNDLLGEGVVTKIMSNQVLGQMINKIVADKGLGGVYHQGLGSILSKSLQDELKQLGMGSLLKPKGLHNLWQKGNFNFVAKNHVFVNDGSFSNATGGELNFVAGKSIIFNGKNTINFTQYQGKLSFISQDFSNISLDTLNATNGLTLNAPKNDISVKEGQICVNVLNCMTAKGTTTQTNSSLSATPTTDETLEVNANNFAFLGTIKANGLVDFSKVLHNTTIGTLDLEPNATFKANNLIVNNAFNNNSNDRANISGNLNVIKGATFSTNENGLNVGGDLKSEGPLIFNLKRPTHQTIISVAGASTIMSYNNQALIHFNAQKQGAYTLMDAHRMVYGYDNRTILGGSLSDYLKLYTLIDFNGKRMQLKGDSLSYDDKPVNIKDGGLVVSFKDNQGQMVYSSILYDKVQVTVSDKPINIQAPSLEYYIQRIQGGGGLNAIKSAGNHSIMWLHELFVAKGGNPLFAPYYLQDNPTEHIVTLMKDITSALGMLSKPNLKNNSTDVLQLNTYTQQMGRLAKLSNFASFDSTDFSERLSSLKNQKFADATPNAMDVILKYSQRDKLKNNLWATGVGGVSFVENGTGTLYGVNVGYDRFIKGVIVGGYAAYGYSGFYERITNSKSDNVDVGLYARVFIKKSELTFSVNETWGANKTQISSNDTLLSMINQSYKYNTWTTNAKVNYGYDFMFKNKSIILKPQIGLRYYYIGMTGLEGVMNNAIYNQFKANADPSKKSVLTIDFAFENRHYFNTNSYFYAIGGIGRDLLVRSMGDKLVRFIGNNTLSYRKGELYNTFASITTGGEVRLFKSFYANAGVGARFGLDYKMINITGNIGMRLAF, encoded by the coding sequence ATGACTTATAGAAGTAGCAAAATAGATTTAAAGAATGAACGCTTTAGTAAAAACCGCTCTTTTAAGGGCATTAAAAAGAAAATCGCTAAAAAATACAAAATCAAAAACTCGCCTTCAATTTCTCATGCATTCAAAACGCATTCAAGCTTTTCTCTCAATAAAAAAATCTTTTTAGGGCTAGGGTTTGTCTCAGCTTTGAGCGCTCAAAGTGAAGATTATAATAGTTCAGTGTATTGGCTAAACAGCGTGAATGAAAATCACAGCAACAAATCTTACTATATCAGCCCTTTACGCACTTGGGCTGGGGGGAGTAGGAATTTCACGCAAAATTACAACAACAGCAATTTATATATAGGGACAAAAAACGCTTCCGCAACGCCCAACAATAATTCTATATGGTTTGGGGAAAAGGGCTATATAGGTTTTATTACAGGGGTTTTTAAGGCTAAAGACATTTTTATTACAGGTAATGTTGGATCAGGCAATGAATGGAAAACCGGTGGGGGTGCAATACTTGTTTTTGAAAGCTCAAACGAATTGACCACTAATGGGGCTTATTTTCAAAATAATAGAGCCGGGACGCAAAATTCGTGGATCAATTTGATTTCCAATCATAGCGTGCATTTGACAAACACGAATTTTAGCAACCAAACCCCGCATGGGGGCTTTAATGTCATGGGGCGAAAGATCACTTATAACAGCGGGATTATTAATGGTGGGAATTTTGGCTTTGATAATGTGGATAGTCATGGCACAACCACCATTAGCGGCGTAACTTTCAATGATAATGGCGCGCTCACTTACAAGGGGGGTAATAGCATTGGGGGGAGCATCACTTTCACTAACTCTAGTATCAATCATTACAAGCTCAATCTTAACGCTAATAGTATTACCTTTAACAACAGTGCTTTAGGGAGCATGCCTAATGGCAACGCTAACACCGTGGGGGAAGCTTATATCCTTAATGCAAGCAATATTACTTTTAACAATTTGACCTTTAACGGAGGTTGGTTTGTTTTTAATAGGCCTGATGCTCATGTTAACTTTCAAGGCACAACCACGATCAACAACCCCACTTCGCCTTTTTTAAACATGACCGGTAAAGTTACCATTAACCCTAATGCGATTTTTAACATTCAAAATTACACGCCTAGCATAGGGAGTTCTTACACGCTTTTTAGCATGAAAAATGGCAACATCACTTATAATGGTGTGAGTGATTTGTGGAATATTATCAGGCTTAAAAACACACAAGCCACAAAAGACAACAACAAAAACGCCGCTTCTTCTAACAACACCCACACTCACTATGTAACTTACAATTTAGGCGGCACGCTCTATCATTTCAGACAAATTTTTAGCCCTGATTCTATTGTTTTACAATCCATTTATTATGGCGCAAATAATATCCATTACACCAATAGCGTGAATATCCATGACAATGTTTTTAATTTAAAAAACATTAAAGACGACAAAGAAAACACGATTTTTTATTTCAATGGCTTAAACACTTGGAATTACACTAATGCGAAATTCACTCAAACTTATGGCGGAAATAATAGCGCTCTAGTCTTTAACGCTACGACCCCTTGGGCTAATGGTGCAAACCCTAAATCCAGTAGCACGGTGCGTTTTGGGGGGTATGAGGGAATTAATTGGGGGAAAACGGGTTATATCACCGGCACTTTCACAGCCGATAGGGTTTATATCACCGGTAACATGATGTCTGGGAATGGCGCTCAAACCGGCGGAGGGGCGACTTTAAATTTTGTGGGCGCGACTGAAATCAATATCGCCGGGGCTGATTTTAAAAACCTAAAAACCACTTCACAAAACTCTTACATGACTTTTATGGCGCTAGGGGATAGCTCTGGGAGCGGTAAAATTAATGTTTTTCAATCTGATTTTTACGATTGGACGAATGGGGGGTATGATTTTACCGGTAATAGCGTTTTTGATAAAGTGAATTTCAATAAAGCCTATTACAAGTTTCAAGGGGCTGATAATACTTACACTTTTAAAAACACGAATTTTGTAGACGGGAATTTCAAGTTTCAAGGCAACACCACTATTGAAAATAATTCTGTTTTAGACAATGGCGCTTATTCTTTTGAAGGCATAAGCAATGCGTTTAATTCTAGCAAATTTAACCATGGATCGTTTCATTTTAGCCATGCAGAGCAGACAGACGCTTTTAATAACAACTCGTTCAATGGCGGATCGTTTAGTTTTAACGCCAAACAAGTGGATTTTAGTGGGAACTCGTTTAATGGGGGCGTGTTTGATTTCAACAATACCCCTAAAGCCAATTTTAATAACGACACTTTTAATGTGAATAACCAATTCAAACTGAATGGCCCTCAAACAACTTTTAGCTTCAATAAGGGCGTTGTTTTCAACATGCAAGGGCTTTTGAATAGCTTGAGCGTGGGCAAGACTTATCAATTACTCAACGCTAAAAGCGTGGATTATAAGGATAATAATAACACTTTATACCAAATGCTGCACTGGACTAGCGGAGGAAATCCTAGCGGCACGCTAGTGGATGAGGATAAATCCGCACCAAACAACACTAAAATTTACAATGTCCAATTCACTGATAACGGCTTGACTTACTACATTAAAGAAAATTTTAACAACGGGATCACGCTCACTCGTTTATGTACTCTAGGTTACACGCATTGCGTGAATATCCATGACAATGCGTTTTATCTTAAAAATATCAATAATAGCGCGAGCGATACCGTGTTCTATCTCAATGGCATGACGACTTGGAAGATCGCTGGCACAGGCGTTTTCACGCAAGATTATAGCGGCGCTAACAGCGTTTTAGTGTTCAACCAAACCACCCCCTTTCTTGATGGAGCGAATCCCACTTCTAATAGCGTGGTGAGTTTTGGGAAAACTTCAGGGGCTGAATGGGGGCTAGTGGGCTATATTCATGGCGTTTTTAAAGCCAATCAAATTGATATTACCGGTACGATTCGCTCCGGTAATGGGGCTAAAACCGGTGGGGGAGCGATTTTAGTCTTTAACGCTCAAGAGCGTTTGAATATCGCTAATGCAAATTTAAATAACGATAAAGCCGGTTTACAAAATTCATGGATGAATTTCATTGTTAATAATGGCAATGTGAATGCAACAAACGCAAATTTTAGCAACCAAACCCCGCATGGAGGCTTTAATCTTAAAGCCGATAACATTACTTGGAATAAAGGGTCTGTGAGTGGAGGGGGGAATTTTGGCGTGGATAACGCCAATAGTAATGGCACAACCACCATCAGTGGCGTAACTTTCAATGATAACGGCACTTTGATTTATAAAGGGGGCGAAAACAACGCCGGGAATTCTTTAACCTTAGAAAACAACACCTTCAATTCCTACAATATCAACGCAAGGGTGCAAAACCTTATTTTTAATAACAACTCGTTTAATGGCGGTAGCTATTCGTTTAATGACACTAAAAATATCACCCTTAAAGGCACAAACACGCTCATTAACAGCGACCCTTTCAGCCACCTTAAAGGCTCAGTCGCTATCAATGACAATAGTATTTTTAACATTCAAAGGAATTTGACAGATAAAACCACTTACACGCTTTTGAGCGGGGATAGCATCAAGTATAACAACCAAACTCTAGCCGATAATCTTTTTTCAAAAAATTTGTGGAACTTGATCCATTATGACGGCGAACAAGGGACTTTATTAAGAACGGATAACAACACTTATTTTGTGCAATTCACCCAGAGTAATGGCCAAAAATTCGTTTTTGAAGAGACTTTTAATCCTGGCTCTATCACCTATAAATATTTCACTATCCATTCTTCACTTTTCCATTCAGACGATGATTCTAAGGATATTTGGAGTCAAGTGAAAAAGCAATTTGATTTCATTCCAGGAAAAACCCCTGTGTGTGTTGGGGTGTGCTATATCGCGCCTTATAAAAATCAAGATCTTATCGGATCTAGCGCTTTTGCGTGGTCGCTTAATTTTGGGGCTACGGTGGTAGGGACTTTGCTGTTGGGGAGCGCTCAAGAAAAGGCTAATGACAATGGGGGGTCTATTTGGTTTGGTAAAAACAATTTGTTGTATTTGCATGGCAATTTCAATGCGACTAATATCTTTTTAACCAATAATTTTAATGTCGGCAATCCTAACGCCGGCGGTGGGGCAACGATTCATTTTAACGCTGATGAAACCTTAAACGCTGACGGGCTGAATTACACGAATTTCCAAACCGTGGCTATGGGTTTGCAAACTAGTGCGAGCCAGCACTCATGGGCGAATTTTAACTCCAGGCTTTCTATGGAGATTAAAAACTCTAACTTTAGGGATTTCACATGGGGAGGCTTTAATTTTAACTCAGGGCGTATCGCTTTTGAAAACACCACTTTTAGCGGTTGGACGAATATCAATGGAGCGACAGAAAGCGCTTCATCGTATGTGAATATGGTTGCCAATACGGATTTGATTTTTACTGATTCCATTTTGGGTGGGGGCGTTCGCTACGATTTGAAAGCCAAACACATTATTTTCAATAACTCTCAAATAGTCATTGATGTGTCTAAGAATGTGAATCAATCTTCATTGAATGGGAATGTTACTTTCAATCATTCCAGGCTTTCTGTCAAATCCAACGCCGCTATCAATATTGGGGATAGCCAAACCCAAACGATTTTAGAAAACGCTTCAAGCCTTTCTTTTTATAACAACAGCGTAGCGAATTTTAACGGCGCAACCACTTTTAAGGGCGTGTCTTACTTGAACTTGAACCCTAACGCTCAATTAAGCTTCAATCAAGCGAATTTCAATAACGCTAATGTAACCTTTTATGGCATCCCGCTATTTGGCAAAACGCCTGATTTTGGTAACTCTGTGCGTCTTATTAATTTCAATGGGGATACGAATTTCAATCAAGCGACACTCAATTTAAGGGCTAAAAATATCCATATCAATTTTCAAGGCGCTTCTACTTTTGAAAATAACTCTACGATGAATTTAGCTGAAAGTTCTCAAGCAAGTTTTAACGCTCTTAGTGTAGTGGGGGAAACGAATTTTAACCTCAACGGCTCAAGTTTATTGAATTTCAATGGTAATAGCGTTTTTAACGCCCCTGTGAGTTTCTATGCCAACAATTCTCAAATCTCTTTCACCAATTTGGCAACTTTTAACGCAAACGCTTCATTTGATTTGAGCAATAATAGCGCCTTGAATTTTCAAAGCGTTCTTTTAAATGGCTCTTTAAGCCTTTTAGGCAATGGCGGTAACGCTCTAGCGATTAATGCAAGCGGGAATTTTAGCTTTGGATCTCAAGGGATTTTGAATCTGTCTAATGTGAATTTATTTGATGCAAAAAACAAGCCCTTAGTTTATGAGATTTTAAAAGCTCAAAACATTGAGGGCTTAACAGGAAATAATGGCTATCAAAAAGTTAGTTTTTATGGCATACAGATTGACAAGGCCAATTACTCGTTTAATAACGGCGTTCATTCTTGGAGTTTCACTAACCCGCTCAACACAACCGAAACGATTACAGAAACCCTATACAACAACCGCTTGAAAGTGCAGATCTCTCAAAACAATACTTCTAATAATACAATGTTCAATCTCGCTCCTAGTTTGTATTTTTACCAACAAAACCCTTATAATGAAAGCGCTAATTCCTATAATTACACGAGCGATAAAGCTGGCACTTATTATTTGACTAGCAATATTAGAGGCTTTAATCAAAACAATGAGATACCTGGGACTTATAACGCGCAAAACCAGCCATTACAAGCCCTACACATCTATAACCAGGCTATCACTAAGCAAGATTTAAGCGTAATTGCTAATTTAGGTAAGGAGTTTTTGCCTAAAATGGCTAATCTTATCGCTTCAGGGGATTTGGATAACCTTAATTTGAAGAGTGCGGATAGTTTTGATACCATTCTTAAAGTCTTAAAGAAATACGATATTAGTATCAACCAAGCAAATTGGAAAAGCTTGTTGGGTATTATCAATGGTTTTTCCAACACGGCTCATTACGATCTCTCTCAAGGCAATCTTGTTGTAGGGGCGATCAAAGAAGGGCGAACCAACACGAATAGCGTGGTGTGGTTTGGAGGCGATGGGTATAAAAATCCATGCACGATTGGGGATAACACTTGCCAGATGTTTAGACAAACTAGTTTAGGGCAATTGCTTCATTCTAGCGCACCTTATTTAGGCTATATCAACGCTAATTTTAAAGCTAAAAACATTTATATTACTGGGACAATCGGCAGCGGGAACGCTTGGGGGAGCGGAGGGAGCGCGAATGTGTCTTTTGAAAGCGCGACGAATTTAGTGCTTAATCAAGCCAATATTGACGCTCAAGGGAGCGATAAAATCTTTTCTTATTTGGGGAAAGATGGCATTGACAAGCTTTTTGGAGAAAAAGGCTTAGCGAATATCCTTTCTAATATGGTTTATGAAGAGAGCTTGAATAATAACGCTATCCCCAAAGATTTAGCCAACATGATCCCTAAAGATTTTGGATCTAAGACTTTAGGCTCATTGCTTAGCCCTACTGAAGTGAATAATCTTTTAGGCGTGAGCGCTTTTAAAAGCGCGATCATGGAGATTTTAAACGCTAAAACGGTGGGCGATGTTTTTGGCGAAAACGGGCTTTTAAACGCGCTTGATCCGGTCAAAAGAAAAGAAATCGATCAAATGCTGTTAGAGCAAATCCAAGCCCATTCTTCAGGGTTTGAAAAATTCATTGTTAAAACTTTAGGGATTGAAAATGTAGAGAATTTCATCAATAACTGGTATGGCAAGCAAAGTTTGAGCGCTTTTGCGAATAATTTTGTGCCTGGAGGTTTGAATCAAGCCTTGGATAAAATAGGTTCTAGCGCTGATTCTAAAGAATTGCAAGGCTTTTTGAAGCAAACGACTTTTGGGGATATTCTCAATCAAATGATTGAGCAAGCCCCCTTAATCAACAAGCTCATTTCGTGGTTAGGTCCACAGGATTTGAGCGTGTTAGTCAATATCGCTCTCAATAGCATCACTAACCCTAGCGAAGAGCTGTCTAGCATTATTTCTAATATAGGCGAAAAAGCGTTAAATGATTTATTGGGCGAGGGCGTAGTAACCAAAATCATGAGCAATCAAGTCTTAGGACAAATGATTAATAAAATTGTCGCCGATAAGGGCTTAGGGGGAGTTTATCATCAAGGTCTAGGCTCAATACTCTCTAAATCCTTGCAAGATGAATTGAAACAATTGGGCATGGGGTCTTTGCTCAAACCTAAAGGGTTGCACAATCTTTGGCAAAAAGGGAATTTCAATTTTGTGGCTAAAAACCATGTGTTTGTGAATGACGGATCGTTTAGTAACGCTACAGGAGGGGAATTGAATTTTGTAGCGGGCAAGTCTATTATCTTTAACGGGAAAAATACGATTAATTTCACGCAATATCAAGGTAAGCTTTCATTCATTTCTCAAGATTTTTCTAACATTTCGCTGGACACTTTAAACGCTACCAACGGCTTGACGCTCAATGCGCCTAAAAATGATATTAGCGTTAAAGAAGGTCAAATTTGCGTGAATGTTTTAAATTGCATGACCGCTAAAGGAACAACAACTCAAACTAATTCTTCTTTAAGCGCAACCCCCACAACCGATGAAACGCTAGAAGTGAATGCGAATAATTTTGCATTCTTAGGAACCATTAAAGCCAATGGCTTAGTGGATTTTTCAAAAGTCTTGCACAATACGACTATTGGGACTTTAGATTTAGAGCCAAACGCCACTTTTAAAGCGAATAACTTGATTGTGAATAACGCTTTTAATAATAACTCTAATGATAGGGCTAATATTAGCGGTAATCTCAATGTGATCAAGGGCGCAACTTTTAGTACGAATGAAAATGGTTTGAATGTGGGAGGGGATTTGAAGAGTGAAGGGCCATTAATCTTCAATCTTAAGCGCCCAACCCATCAAACGATCATCAGCGTGGCTGGCGCTTCCACGATCATGTCTTACAATAATCAAGCTTTAATCCATTTTAACGCTCAAAAGCAAGGCGCTTATACGCTTATGGACGCTCATCGCATGGTTTATGGCTATGATAATCGAACCATTCTTGGAGGGAGCTTGAGCGATTACCTCAAGCTTTACACTCTCATTGATTTTAACGGCAAACGCATGCAATTAAAGGGTGATTCACTAAGCTATGATGATAAACCGGTCAATATTAAGGACGGGGGTCTTGTGGTAAGCTTTAAAGACAATCAAGGGCAAATGGTGTATTCGTCTATCCTTTATGATAAGGTTCAAGTTACGGTTTCTGATAAACCCATTAACATTCAAGCCCCTAGTTTGGAATACTATATCCAACGCATTCAAGGCGGCGGAGGTTTGAATGCAATCAAATCTGCGGGCAATCATTCCATTATGTGGTTGCATGAGCTTTTTGTGGCTAAGGGAGGTAATCCCTTGTTCGCTCCTTATTATTTGCAAGACAATCCCACTGAACACATTGTTACTTTAATGAAAGATATTACTAGCGCTTTAGGCATGCTTTCTAAACCCAATCTTAAAAACAATTCTACCGATGTTTTGCAACTCAACACTTACACGCAACAAATGGGGCGTTTGGCCAAGCTTTCTAATTTCGCTTCTTTTGATTCAACGGATTTTAGCGAACGCTTGAGCAGTCTTAAAAACCAAAAATTTGCTGACGCTACTCCTAATGCGATGGATGTGATTTTAAAATACTCTCAAAGGGATAAATTAAAAAACAACCTTTGGGCGACTGGTGTTGGGGGCGTGAGCTTTGTGGAAAATGGCACAGGAACGCTCTATGGTGTCAATGTGGGCTATGACAGATTTATTAAGGGTGTGATTGTTGGGGGGTATGCAGCTTATGGGTATAGCGGTTTTTATGAACGCATCACTAATTCTAAATCCGATAATGTGGATGTGGGCTTGTATGCGAGAGTCTTTATCAAAAAAAGCGAGCTAACTTTTAGCGTCAATGAAACTTGGGGAGCGAATAAAACCCAAATTAGCTCCAATGACACTCTGCTTTCTATGATCAATCAATCCTACAAATACAACACATGGACAACGAACGCGAAAGTCAATTACGGGTATGATTTCATGTTTAAAAATAAAAGCATCATTTTAAAACCTCAAATCGGTTTGAGGTATTACTATATTGGCATGACCGGTTTAGAAGGGGTGATGAACAATGCGATCTATAACCAGTTTAAAGCGAATGCTGATCCGTCTAAAAAATCCGTTTTAACGATTGATTTTGCTTTTGAAAACCGCCATTATTTCAATACAAACTCTTATTTTTATGCGATTGGTGGCATTGGTAGGGATTTGCTGGTGCGATCCATGGGGGATAAGTTGGTGCGTTTCATTGGTAACAACACTTTGAGTTACAGGAAAGGCGAGCTTTATAACACTTTTGCGAGCATCACTACAGGCGGAGAGGTTAGGTTGTTTAAAAGCTTTTACGCGAATGCTGGGGTGGGGGCTAGGTTTGGGTTGGATTATAAAATGATTAATATCACCGGAAATATTGGAATGCGTTTAGCGTTTTAG